From the genome of Nitrosomonas sp., one region includes:
- a CDS encoding flagellar protein FliT — protein sequence MNSSQVINIYEDILATTHKMLVAAQNSDWDKLVKLEQECKRLTNELKINAQEPVLNHEQQQQKLKIIHQVLDDDAQIRSITEPWMEKLQDILCTSERKRNLQQAYENGHIFY from the coding sequence ATGAATAGCTCACAAGTTATTAATATATACGAAGATATTCTAGCTACCACGCACAAAATGCTAGTAGCTGCACAGAATAGCGATTGGGACAAATTGGTAAAGTTAGAGCAGGAATGCAAACGATTAACAAATGAACTCAAAATCAATGCGCAAGAACCGGTATTAAATCACGAACAACAACAACAAAAATTAAAAATTATTCATCAAGTACTTGATGATGATGCACAAATCAGGTCAATTACCGAGCCTTGGATGGAAAAATTACAAGATATTCTCTGCACAAGCGAACGCAAACGAAATCTGCAACAAGCTTATGAGAACGGCCATATTTTTTACTAG
- a CDS encoding flagellar brake protein, giving the protein MTESIHNTDSTNIDSRNNSSPSDIETCRIHSKIEIFHILQKIMRKNTLVTLYFDQSNRFILTSIIAIDNNQDEMLVDYGLEPEINESTLNSTNLTFITSQDRIKIEFTCNQIRSTHYENREVFAVKLPESLIRMQRRSYYRIPAPITKPLKCIIPIPQKEVPFKAEIALIDISCGGIGVIDHHPVISFEPGIIYHDCQINLRGFGTIIATIEVKTTYEITLKNGQLCKRAGCKFINLPTEMETMVQRFITKHEQERITPDI; this is encoded by the coding sequence ATGACTGAATCAATTCACAACACAGATTCCACAAACATCGATAGTCGGAACAATTCTTCTCCAAGCGATATTGAAACTTGCCGTATTCATTCAAAGATAGAGATATTCCATATTCTCCAAAAAATCATGAGAAAGAATACTCTGGTCACACTCTATTTCGATCAAAGTAATCGCTTTATATTAACTTCCATAATTGCTATAGATAATAATCAAGATGAAATGCTGGTTGATTATGGTCTTGAACCAGAAATTAATGAATCAACCCTAAACTCTACAAATTTAACTTTCATTACCTCACAAGACAGAATCAAAATAGAATTTACCTGCAATCAAATCAGAAGTACACATTACGAGAATCGTGAAGTGTTTGCAGTCAAGCTGCCTGAGTCTTTGATTCGCATGCAAAGAAGAAGCTATTATCGCATACCTGCTCCTATTACTAAGCCTCTCAAATGCATTATTCCTATACCCCAGAAAGAAGTACCTTTCAAAGCAGAGATTGCATTAATTGATATAAGCTGTGGCGGCATTGGCGTCATCGATCATCATCCGGTAATCAGCTTTGAACCAGGAATCATTTATCATGATTGTCAAATCAATTTGCGCGGGTTTGGAACCATTATTGCAACCATTGAGGTAAAAACCACCTATGAGATAACACTTAAAAACGGTCAGTTATGTAAACGGGCTGGCTGCAAGTTCATCAATCTGCCAACTGAAATGGAAACCATGGTACAGCGCTTCATCACTAAGCATGAACAAGAAAGAATAACACCCGATATATAG
- a CDS encoding DUF4347 domain-containing protein — protein MVNSALETDIRTINYPSISCNISKPKEIVVIDQSIDDYQILIDHVRSGIAVHLLNAQQDGILQLTEILRQHTNLDALHIVSHGNAGHITLGNSVLSTATLKKYQQALFTWQAALNHNSDILIYGCNVGKGKTGFSFVKELATITSCNIAASHNLTGFNEESADWNLTIEAGHIQSAIAFNHEIITAYKGTLATQVENFNTDPNFAGGFATSFTLNGFTYTFTGDGEGGDFAWQNNIGVGSTGGIKPDSGAGVTPTNTGTAERFTIAKSDASDFVFNSIRLWSDTQSVTVTGKLNGSTVGTVTLGADNSQLQQAAFVGGATVVDVLEISSVDFDIGGPDAFDDFSYDLVVNASPTISIDNAALSYTEGDAATQIDSAATVSDADGDADWDGGTLEVQTTLNAEGTDTTSISDTDGDGTAITISGTNIFANGVDIGDLNASGGTVTGATKLTITFDSDATNANVQEVLQSIRFISSSENPGTSRTVTFTATDKNSASSSDTRTISITRVNDEPTLTATSSNPTFTEGGAAASLFSGASASTIEGGQDIQAMTMTVTNLADGSNERLNVDGATIILTHGTNGTTATNNLNYSVSVVGSTATVSLTGGTMSTAATQTMVNAMSYQNNSNTPNTSNRVVTITAMQDSGGTANGGDNTVALSIASTVTMVQNNDEPTLTATGSNPTFTEGGAAASLFSGTSISTVESGQTIKSMTLTVTNLANGINERLNLDGSVIVLTHGTSGTTATNSLSYAVTVVGSTATVALTGGTMSTAATQTLVNAISYQNTSNDPSTSNRVVTITSVQDSGGTANGGDDTAALAVASTVTVVGVNDEPSLTATGSNSTFTEGGAAASLFSGASASTIESGQTLSALTLTVTNVNDGSNEILNTDGTAIVLTHGTSGTTATNSLSYSVTVAGTTATVTLSGGTMSTAATQTLIDALSYQNNSNTPNTSNRVITITSMTDSGGTANGGDNTAALAIASTVTVVGVNDEPSLTATGSNPTFTEGGAAASLFSSTSVSTIESGQTLSALTLTVTNVNDGSNEILNTDGTAIVLTHGTSGTTTTNSLSYSVSVVGTTATISLTGGTLSTAATQTLVNAISYQNNSNSPNTSNRVVTITSLKDNGGTANGGDDTAALSISSTVTVDANPKITSATYDYNNNHLVVTGINFVAKTGAANDVDVSLLTVTGEGGATYTLTSATDVEIDSTTQFTVTLTGADLTHVESLLNRDGTASDDGTTFNLAAADNWMTQTSATPDISDATNAITVSNYAVPTITSATYDVSTGQLVITGTNFVSQFGATNDLDASLLTITGDWGSYALTDTSDVDITSATSATLTLSTIDQLNVNGLLNKNGTTSGGAVTYNLAAADNWLTGAPAANDISDTTGNGITVSNVAVPNIVSAVYDAPNHNLLVTGTNFFKNPGANNDIDASKLTMIGGDSASYNLQTTANVEITSATSFTVHVSNGDDSVMYGIYNQLGTQSSFGTVYDIQTIDNWLTAVDASVNISGDTAEGGVNVTINPMFTASTYNATTGVLVVTGSNFEADAGGDDIDVSQLTFTGEGGGTYTLTDSADVELDSTSQFTVTLSATDKAAVNLLLNKIGTSSVGGTTYNLSAADDWCACPSTAPFDISDTSGISVSNVPVPAITSATYDANSGALVVTGSGFLNAGGATNDIIANTFTFTGEGGETYTLTDTANVDITSSTAFTLTLSATDKAAVNQIINKDGTTSTSGTTYNLAAAEDWAAGADAAVNIVDATGNGITASNVATPTITSATYNTGTGVLAVTGTGLPKLTGTTNDIDASLLTLTGLGGGTYTLTDTADVDITSATAFTLTLSATDKAAVNALLNTNGTTASDATTYNLAAAEDWAAGADAAVNVADATGNGITVTVVTPPSGGGGGGAIAPDPTETPIVTTETVDGVTVSKQTESDGSTTLTVSIIDSTRIDEPDTLSETHADIPILINGSGDPILTVSLPIGVGLTVNGQAEPMNTQDAITDLVQRIEQTTTTDSETLLNMTVHGQDFIASLAADEIVSVQTITPLISDTNPPGQPIIITGSDFPGGGKLALIIDASNLPSGTVIQLDNVAFAAITGAVRVVGGAGENFVVGDHQNQFIVLGADDDILFGGGGDDTIGSLGGNDQTHGDDGNDVVYGGAGHDILSGGAGNDALNGGLGFDIAVQAGRSSDYAIQIDGNHVTLTHNDGVVDVLTDIELIQFETGPNLAVAYSGNEAVAHHLAKTWLGRDLTTTEVDAMQNWSGTDVSRIVDDFLNLPEAVGLQQKTTDELLAGLNDNPDILRLDSVRNLTGGNSDNQGYLPLGLALNVDGGGGHDVLKMHGGREDVHLERINDSVEITRLEDGAMLSLRNVEMIAFDSGENVLLAHNQVEGILGRLFQTFFDRDATIGEWQLGRKAIADHVNPKIILDWFQNNSSLNDLDNTDYIQALYSQTFGRSATETELNQQQLRLENGEITREWLAVDVANSNEAVAVIGSVILLDEGL, from the coding sequence ATGGTCAATTCAGCTCTAGAAACGGACATCAGAACCATTAACTATCCCAGTATTTCCTGCAACATATCTAAACCAAAAGAAATTGTTGTTATCGATCAAAGCATCGATGATTATCAAATACTGATTGATCACGTCAGGTCTGGCATTGCGGTTCACCTTCTGAATGCTCAGCAAGACGGAATATTACAGCTAACAGAAATCCTCCGGCAACACACCAATCTTGATGCACTCCATATTGTTTCACATGGAAACGCGGGCCACATCACACTAGGCAACAGTGTACTCTCAACAGCCACACTAAAAAAATATCAGCAGGCACTTTTCACCTGGCAGGCAGCACTCAACCATAACTCGGATATTCTGATTTATGGTTGCAATGTTGGAAAAGGTAAAACGGGTTTCTCATTTGTTAAAGAACTGGCTACTATTACTTCTTGCAATATCGCCGCTTCTCACAATCTGACTGGCTTCAATGAAGAAAGCGCTGATTGGAACTTAACAATTGAAGCCGGACACATACAATCCGCCATTGCCTTTAATCATGAAATAATCACTGCATACAAAGGTACCTTAGCCACTCAGGTAGAAAATTTTAATACTGATCCAAACTTTGCGGGCGGCTTTGCCACTTCATTTACTTTAAATGGTTTTACCTATACGTTTACTGGTGATGGAGAGGGTGGTGATTTTGCCTGGCAAAATAATATTGGCGTAGGCAGCACCGGCGGAATCAAACCGGACAGCGGTGCAGGAGTCACGCCCACAAACACAGGAACAGCAGAACGCTTTACCATAGCCAAATCGGATGCCTCCGATTTTGTATTTAACAGCATCAGGTTATGGTCGGACACACAAAGTGTGACCGTAACAGGCAAGCTCAATGGCTCAACAGTTGGGACTGTTACTTTAGGTGCAGATAACTCGCAATTACAACAAGCCGCCTTTGTGGGAGGTGCAACTGTTGTTGATGTCCTAGAAATCAGTTCAGTTGATTTCGATATCGGCGGACCAGACGCTTTTGACGACTTTTCATATGATTTAGTCGTAAACGCCAGTCCCACCATTTCCATTGATAACGCGGCCTTGTCATACACAGAAGGTGATGCAGCCACGCAAATCGATTCGGCAGCAACAGTCAGTGATGCCGATGGCGATGCAGATTGGGATGGCGGCACCTTGGAAGTACAGACCACACTTAATGCTGAAGGGACGGATACGACATCCATCAGTGATACCGATGGTGATGGTACGGCGATCACTATCAGCGGCACCAATATCTTTGCCAATGGCGTCGACATTGGTGATTTAAACGCCAGTGGTGGTACAGTCACCGGCGCCACCAAATTAACCATTACCTTTGATTCCGATGCAACCAACGCCAATGTACAGGAAGTCTTGCAGTCGATTCGCTTCATTTCCAGTTCGGAGAATCCAGGTACTTCCCGCACGGTCACATTTACTGCCACAGATAAAAATAGTGCCAGCAGTTCAGACACGCGAACTATATCGATTACCAGAGTAAACGATGAACCGACTTTGACCGCAACCAGTAGCAACCCGACTTTTACCGAAGGCGGTGCAGCAGCCAGTCTGTTCAGCGGTGCCAGTGCCAGCACGATAGAAGGTGGCCAGGACATCCAGGCGATGACGATGACGGTTACCAATCTGGCTGATGGCAGCAATGAACGCCTTAATGTGGATGGTGCAACGATTATTTTAACGCACGGCACCAATGGCACGACGGCAACTAACAATTTGAATTACAGCGTCAGTGTAGTGGGTAGCACCGCCACGGTGTCGTTAACCGGCGGCACGATGTCAACCGCCGCCACGCAAACCATGGTTAATGCCATGAGTTATCAGAATAATAGTAATACACCTAATACCAGCAACCGAGTGGTGACGATCACCGCAATGCAAGACAGCGGTGGCACAGCTAACGGCGGCGATAACACGGTAGCCTTATCGATTGCATCGACAGTGACCATGGTACAAAACAACGACGAGCCGACCTTAACCGCAACTGGCAGCAATCCGACCTTTACCGAAGGTGGCGCAGCCGCCAGTTTGTTCAGCGGCACCAGCATCAGCACGGTCGAATCGGGGCAAACGATTAAATCCATGACCTTAACGGTCACCAATCTGGCAAACGGTATAAACGAGCGTTTAAATCTGGATGGCTCTGTAATCGTTTTAACCCACGGAACCAGCGGCACAACCGCCACGAATAGTTTGAGTTACGCGGTCACCGTAGTGGGTAGCACGGCTACCGTGGCGTTAACCGGCGGGACTATGTCAACGGCAGCCACGCAAACCCTGGTCAATGCCATCAGTTACCAGAACACTTCGAATGATCCCAGTACCAGTAATCGGGTGGTAACGATTACCAGTGTGCAAGACAGCGGCGGCACGGCAAACGGCGGCGATGACACGGCAGCATTGGCTGTGGCTTCTACCGTCACGGTGGTCGGTGTCAACGACGAACCCAGCTTGACTGCCACGGGTTCCAACTCGACCTTTACCGAAGGCGGCGCGGCAGCCAGCCTGTTCAGTGGCGCATCTGCTTCCACAATCGAAAGCGGACAAACATTGTCTGCGTTAACACTCACGGTAACCAACGTCAATGATGGGTCTAATGAAATACTCAATACCGACGGCACAGCCATTGTTTTGACGCATGGTACAAGTGGTACTACTGCCACCAATAGCCTGAGTTACAGCGTTACCGTTGCCGGTACGACTGCTACAGTGACGCTCTCTGGTGGAACTATGTCCACTGCGGCGACGCAAACCCTGATCGATGCCTTGAGCTATCAGAATAACAGCAACACTCCAAACACCAGTAACCGCGTCATAACTATTACCAGCATGACCGACAGTGGTGGCACAGCGAACGGCGGTGATAATACCGCTGCATTGGCGATCGCCTCTACCGTCACGGTGGTCGGCGTTAACGACGAACCCAGCTTGACCGCCACTGGCTCCAATCCCACATTCACCGAAGGTGGCGCAGCAGCCAGCCTATTCAGTAGCACATCCGTTTCCACCATCGAAAGCGGGCAAACATTGTCAGCATTAACGCTCACGGTAACCAACGTCAATGATGGGTCTAATGAAATACTCAATACCGACGGCACAGCCATTGTCCTGACCCACGGCACTTCAGGCACCACTACCACCAACAGCCTGAGTTACAGTGTGTCCGTAGTCGGCACGACTGCCACGATCTCTCTCACGGGTGGCACCCTGTCAACCGCTGCCACGCAAACCCTGGTCAATGCCATCAGTTATCAGAACAACAGCAATTCCCCGAACACCAGCAACCGCGTCGTGACCATTACCAGCCTAAAAGACAACGGCGGCACGGCAAATGGCGGCGATGATACTGCCGCGTTATCTATCAGTTCAACAGTAACCGTCGACGCAAACCCCAAGATTACCAGCGCAACCTACGACTACAACAACAATCATCTCGTAGTAACCGGCATCAATTTTGTCGCTAAAACTGGCGCAGCAAATGATGTTGATGTCTCTTTGCTCACGGTTACTGGCGAAGGTGGCGCAACCTATACATTAACCAGTGCTACCGATGTCGAAATCGACTCGACAACCCAGTTTACCGTGACATTAACTGGCGCAGACCTGACTCATGTCGAATCACTACTGAATAGAGATGGCACTGCATCCGATGATGGAACCACCTTTAATCTGGCTGCAGCTGATAACTGGATGACACAAACATCCGCCACACCAGATATATCGGACGCTACCAATGCAATTACAGTCAGCAACTATGCCGTACCCACAATCACCTCGGCAACTTACGATGTCAGCACTGGTCAGCTTGTTATTACCGGCACCAATTTTGTCAGCCAATTCGGTGCAACGAATGACCTCGATGCCTCATTGCTGACAATCACAGGAGATTGGGGAAGCTATGCGCTGACGGACACCAGCGATGTCGACATCACTTCAGCAACTTCGGCAACACTAACCTTAAGCACAATCGACCAGCTTAATGTCAATGGTTTGCTCAACAAAAACGGAACCACATCGGGTGGCGCAGTCACCTACAATCTGGCCGCCGCGGATAATTGGTTAACCGGCGCACCTGCAGCAAACGATATTTCCGACACAACCGGAAACGGCATCACCGTCAGCAACGTAGCGGTACCAAATATCGTCTCCGCCGTATACGATGCGCCCAATCATAACTTGCTTGTAACCGGCACAAACTTCTTCAAGAACCCCGGCGCAAACAACGATATTGATGCATCAAAGCTGACCATGATTGGTGGCGATTCTGCCTCTTATAACTTGCAAACCACAGCGAATGTCGAAATCACTTCGGCAACGTCATTTACCGTTCACGTGAGCAATGGCGATGATTCGGTCATGTACGGCATATACAATCAGCTCGGCACGCAATCATCTTTTGGCACGGTCTATGATATCCAAACTATAGACAATTGGCTGACCGCAGTTGATGCGTCTGTCAATATCTCCGGTGACACGGCCGAAGGCGGCGTTAACGTCACCATTAACCCTATGTTCACTGCAAGCACATACAATGCAACGACCGGGGTACTGGTTGTCACCGGCAGTAATTTTGAAGCTGATGCCGGCGGCGATGATATCGATGTTTCACAACTGACATTTACCGGTGAAGGCGGTGGCACGTATACCTTAACCGATTCTGCCGATGTCGAGCTTGACAGCACTTCACAATTTACCGTAACACTGAGTGCGACAGACAAAGCAGCCGTTAATCTGCTGCTCAATAAAATCGGCACATCATCGGTGGGCGGCACCACTTACAATCTTTCCGCAGCCGATGACTGGTGCGCATGTCCGTCAACGGCCCCATTCGATATCTCCGACACATCCGGTATTTCCGTCAGCAATGTGCCTGTTCCAGCCATCACTTCAGCTACATACGATGCAAACTCAGGTGCGTTGGTAGTCACCGGCTCCGGTTTCCTGAATGCCGGCGGCGCGACAAACGACATTATCGCCAACACATTCACTTTTACCGGCGAAGGCGGCGAAACCTATACCCTGACCGATACCGCCAATGTCGATATTACCTCCAGTACAGCGTTCACACTAACATTGAGCGCAACCGACAAAGCTGCAGTTAATCAGATTATCAATAAAGACGGCACAACATCAACCAGCGGCACCACATACAATCTTGCCGCCGCAGAAGACTGGGCCGCCGGCGCGGATGCAGCGGTCAATATCGTCGACGCAACCGGCAACGGCATTACGGCCAGCAATGTTGCCACGCCGACGATTACTTCAGCAACATACAATACAGGCACCGGCGTATTGGCTGTCACTGGAACTGGCTTGCCCAAGCTGACAGGAACAACCAATGACATTGACGCCAGCCTGTTAACCTTGACCGGTTTGGGTGGCGGCACGTACACATTGACCGATACCGCCGATGTCGATATTACTTCCGCTACCGCGTTTACACTGACTTTGAGTGCAACCGACAAGGCTGCGGTCAATGCCCTGCTCAATACTAATGGAACTACTGCAAGTGATGCGACTACTTATAATCTTGCCGCTGCAGAAGACTGGGCCGCCGGTGCGGATGCGGCCGTCAATGTAGCTGACGCAACTGGCAATGGCATTACCGTAACAGTTGTGACGCCACCGTCAGGTGGCGGAGGCGGTGGAGCAATCGCCCCAGACCCGACTGAAACACCAATCGTGACAACAGAAACAGTCGATGGTGTTACCGTCAGCAAACAAACTGAGTCAGACGGATCGACAACATTGACCGTATCGATTATCGATAGTACACGCATTGATGAACCGGATACACTGTCTGAAACACATGCAGATATCCCCATCTTGATCAATGGTTCGGGCGATCCGATTCTAACGGTAAGTTTACCCATCGGCGTCGGTCTTACCGTCAACGGCCAGGCCGAGCCAATGAACACACAGGATGCCATCACCGACCTGGTTCAACGCATTGAACAGACGACAACCACTGACAGTGAAACGTTACTGAATATGACAGTACACGGCCAGGATTTTATCGCTTCACTGGCAGCCGATGAAATCGTTTCTGTCCAGACGATCACGCCTTTGATCAGCGACACAAATCCACCCGGCCAGCCGATTATCATTACCGGCTCAGACTTTCCGGGCGGCGGCAAGCTCGCGCTGATTATTGACGCGAGCAATTTGCCATCGGGTACAGTCATACAACTCGACAATGTCGCGTTTGCGGCAATTACCGGCGCGGTGCGTGTCGTTGGCGGCGCGGGTGAAAATTTTGTTGTGGGCGATCATCAGAATCAGTTTATTGTTCTGGGCGCGGACGACGATATTTTATTCGGCGGCGGTGGCGATGACACCATCGGCAGCCTTGGCGGAAACGACCAGACACACGGCGATGATGGCAATGACGTTGTTTACGGCGGCGCAGGTCATGATATTTTGTCAGGCGGCGCCGGAAACGATGCGCTCAACGGTGGACTGGGCTTTGACATTGCAGTACAGGCAGGTCGGTCATCCGATTATGCGATACAGATTGACGGCAATCATGTCACGCTCACCCATAATGACGGCGTTGTGGACGTGCTAACCGATATTGAACTAATCCAGTTCGAAACCGGCCCGAATCTAGCGGTCGCGTATTCTGGCAACGAGGCCGTGGCGCACCATCTGGCCAAAACCTGGCTTGGCCGGGACCTGACAACTACGGAAGTCGACGCCATGCAAAACTGGTCGGGAACGGATGTAAGCCGTATTGTCGACGATTTTCTAAACCTTCCTGAAGCAGTCGGTCTGCAACAGAAAACAACTGATGAACTGCTTGCCGGACTAAACGATAATCCCGATATTTTACGCCTGGATAGTGTGCGCAACCTGACTGGTGGCAACAGTGACAATCAAGGTTATCTGCCGTTGGGACTAGCGCTGAATGTGGACGGTGGCGGTGGACACGATGTGCTCAAAATGCATGGCGGCCGCGAGGATGTTCATCTTGAACGGATCAACGACAGCGTTGAGATTACGCGGCTAGAGGACGGCGCCATGCTCAGTCTCAGAAATGTGGAAATGATCGCTTTTGACAGCGGCGAGAATGTTTTACTTGCACACAATCAGGTGGAAGGCATACTCGGCCGATTGTTCCAGACTTTCTTTGACCGTGATGCCACCATTGGCGAATGGCAGCTTGGACGTAAGGCTATCGCTGATCACGTCAATCCCAAGATCATTCTCGACTGGTTCCAAAACAACTCGAGTCTGAATGATCTGGACAACACCGATTATATTCAGGCGCTCTACAGCCAGACGTTCGGAAGATCGGCCACCGAAACTGAACTGAATCAACAGCAATTACGGCTTGAAAATGGCGAAATCACGCGTGAATGGCTTGCGGTGGATGTCGCCAACAGCAACGAAGCCGTTGCCGTCATTGGCAGCGTCATTCTGCTCGATGAGGGTTTATAA
- a CDS encoding EscU/YscU/HrcU family type III secretion system export apparatus switch protein, producing the protein MTENEANLKAVALAYREGQAAPKVIAKGRGLIAQEIIKLAKESGIYVHESTELVALLMQIDLDDRIPPQLYVAVAELLAWLYRLEQNNN; encoded by the coding sequence ATGACTGAGAATGAAGCGAATCTTAAGGCTGTAGCACTTGCATACCGCGAAGGACAAGCCGCACCCAAGGTGATCGCAAAAGGACGCGGGTTGATCGCACAAGAAATTATTAAACTCGCCAAAGAATCAGGTATCTACGTGCATGAATCGACGGAGTTAGTAGCATTACTGATGCAAATTGATCTGGATGACAGGATTCCTCCTCAGCTCTATGTTGCTGTAGCAGAATTATTGGCCTGGCTTTATCGCTTGGAACAAAATAATAACTAA
- a CDS encoding flagellar hook-length control protein FliK — MIPITTKTDQLSQQTQVNTVTPIKPVAAVTSVLTAADSRNTSHDFIQGQKYQAVVDTRLSNGNFNVLISNKLFQMHLPEKIKPGDKIELVFISHQPKLRFVLQPENFINTIKNNATISTTGRFLNGLTQDTGQSTPSSMPINNTSILTSSSIKSPELPLLLQKTIQQSGLFYESHLSKWINGKHKLEELQQEPQGKIKSASSTVTSATTSAMPVNSQSLSLVQQQLLTLETSHIVWNGEIWNGQQIQWHIYEDNATHKNIDGNATNQWKTKLSLTLPELGKITISLSLNFREIRVSMNTESNQTAQLLKTNQIHLKKNMHTAGLAIQSLDIHHND, encoded by the coding sequence ATGATTCCTATCACTACAAAAACTGACCAACTTTCACAACAAACGCAAGTAAATACAGTTACACCCATCAAACCAGTTGCAGCTGTTACATCAGTTTTAACCGCAGCCGATTCTAGAAATACCTCGCACGATTTTATACAAGGCCAGAAATATCAGGCCGTTGTCGATACGCGCCTCAGTAACGGAAATTTCAATGTACTGATTTCAAATAAATTATTTCAGATGCATCTACCAGAAAAAATAAAACCGGGTGACAAAATAGAACTTGTATTCATATCACATCAACCCAAACTTAGATTTGTTCTACAACCTGAAAACTTCATTAATACTATAAAGAATAATGCCACAATCAGTACAACTGGAAGATTCCTGAATGGCCTAACACAAGATACAGGACAGTCCACACCCTCAAGCATGCCCATCAATAATACTTCAATACTTACCAGTTCATCTATAAAAAGCCCCGAATTACCTTTGTTATTGCAGAAAACAATTCAGCAAAGTGGGTTATTCTATGAATCCCATTTGTCAAAATGGATTAACGGCAAACATAAACTTGAAGAACTGCAACAAGAACCACAAGGAAAAATAAAAAGCGCGTCTTCTACGGTTACCTCAGCAACAACTTCGGCTATGCCAGTTAACTCACAAAGTTTATCACTTGTCCAGCAACAACTTTTGACTTTGGAAACTAGCCATATCGTCTGGAATGGCGAAATATGGAATGGACAGCAAATACAATGGCATATTTATGAAGATAATGCGACTCACAAAAATATCGATGGGAATGCAACAAATCAATGGAAAACAAAATTAAGCCTGACACTGCCGGAACTCGGAAAAATTACAATATCCCTATCGCTTAACTTCCGGGAGATTCGGGTTTCAATGAATACAGAAAGTAATCAAACCGCCCAACTACTTAAGACAAACCAAATTCATCTCAAAAAAAACATGCACACAGCAGGTCTTGCAATTCAGTCACTTGACATACATCACAATGACTGA
- the fliS gene encoding flagellar export chaperone FliS: protein MYATTTSPISAYQKIGVETGVESANPHKLILMLFEGVQEALAKAKLHIRHNEIAKKGEMLSKAIMIIDHGLKASLDMNAGGELALHLQALYDYMTNRLLIANLNNDIEIINEVSQLLNELHDAWKAIA, encoded by the coding sequence ATGTACGCAACCACGACTAGCCCTATTTCTGCATACCAGAAGATAGGCGTTGAAACAGGCGTTGAGTCAGCCAATCCACATAAATTAATCCTAATGTTGTTTGAAGGCGTACAGGAAGCACTTGCAAAAGCTAAGCTGCATATACGCCACAATGAAATTGCCAAAAAGGGCGAGATGCTTTCAAAAGCAATCATGATTATTGATCATGGCTTAAAAGCCAGCTTGGACATGAACGCAGGCGGTGAATTAGCGCTTCATCTTCAGGCGCTCTATGACTATATGACTAATCGCTTATTAATTGCAAATCTCAACAACGATATTGAGATCATCAACGAAGTTAGCCAATTATTAAATGAATTACATGATGCATGGAAAGCCATAGCATAG